Proteins from one Nakamurella multipartita DSM 44233 genomic window:
- a CDS encoding cryptochrome/photolyase family protein, which yields MTSTSLLWFRRDLRLGDHPALAAAADHNHRVLGVFVADDVPLDASGSPRRAVLARTLAALAQAMDGRLLIAHGRPRSVLPRLARAVDADVVHVSADYGPYGRRRDEQVQRALQDAGVEWVATGSPYAVAPGRVRKSNGERYAVFTPFYRGWTDHGWRKPARSGSGVDWVDPGEVDGITAHDPQEYARTVPAGMSLPEVGEQAALDGWRTFRDEALDDYDGDRDRPDRPGTSHMSVYLKWGSIHPRTLLADLAGRRSTGAASYRRELAWREFYADSVFHLPESVWTSVDPVIDRMAWDSGQPAEERFEAWRAGRTGYPFIDAGMRQLLAEGWMHNRLRMATASFLIKDLHLPWQRGAEHFLEHLVDGDYASNNHGWQWVAGSGAQAAPFFRIFNPLTQGEKFDPSGDFVRRYIPELRDVPGRKVHRPWELDGGVPAGYPEPIVDHADERAEALRRWQQRG from the coding sequence ATGACCTCGACCAGCCTGCTCTGGTTCCGCCGCGACCTGCGGTTGGGCGACCACCCGGCGTTGGCCGCCGCCGCCGACCACAACCACCGTGTGCTGGGGGTTTTCGTCGCCGACGACGTGCCCCTGGACGCCTCCGGCTCGCCCCGGCGGGCCGTGCTGGCCCGGACCCTGGCCGCCCTGGCGCAGGCCATGGACGGTCGGCTGCTCATCGCCCACGGGCGCCCGCGGTCGGTGCTGCCCCGGCTGGCCCGGGCGGTGGACGCGGACGTCGTGCACGTCTCGGCCGATTACGGGCCGTACGGGCGGCGGCGGGACGAGCAGGTGCAGCGGGCCCTGCAGGATGCCGGCGTCGAGTGGGTGGCCACCGGCTCGCCCTACGCGGTGGCCCCCGGGCGCGTGCGCAAGAGCAACGGCGAGCGGTACGCGGTGTTCACGCCCTTCTACCGGGGCTGGACCGACCACGGGTGGCGCAAGCCCGCCCGGTCCGGGTCCGGGGTCGACTGGGTCGACCCGGGCGAGGTCGACGGGATCACTGCCCACGACCCGCAGGAGTACGCCCGCACGGTGCCGGCCGGCATGTCGTTGCCGGAGGTGGGCGAGCAGGCCGCGCTCGATGGCTGGCGCACCTTCCGGGACGAGGCCCTGGACGACTACGACGGCGACCGGGACCGCCCGGATCGCCCTGGCACCAGCCACATGTCGGTGTACCTGAAGTGGGGCTCGATCCATCCGCGCACCCTGCTGGCCGATCTGGCCGGCCGCCGCTCGACTGGCGCGGCCAGCTACCGGCGCGAGCTGGCCTGGCGGGAGTTCTACGCGGACAGCGTCTTTCATCTGCCCGAGTCGGTCTGGACCTCGGTGGACCCGGTGATCGACCGGATGGCCTGGGATTCCGGCCAGCCGGCCGAGGAACGCTTCGAGGCGTGGCGGGCCGGGCGGACCGGCTACCCGTTCATCGATGCCGGGATGCGTCAGCTGCTGGCCGAGGGCTGGATGCACAACCGCCTGCGGATGGCCACCGCCTCGTTCCTGATCAAGGACCTGCACCTGCCCTGGCAGCGCGGCGCCGAGCACTTCCTGGAGCACCTGGTGGACGGCGACTACGCGTCGAACAATCACGGCTGGCAGTGGGTGGCCGGATCGGGCGCCCAGGCGGCGCCGTTCTTCCGCATCTTCAACCCGCTCACCCAGGGCGAGAAGTTCGACCCGTCAGGGGATTTCGTCCGCCGGTACATTCCCGAACTACGGGACGTGCCGGGTCGCAAGGTGCACCGGCCGTGGGAGCTGGACGGCGGGGTCCCCGCCGGCTACCCGGAGCCGATCGTCGATCACGCCGACGAGCGGGCCGAGGCCCTGCGCCGCTGGCAGCAGCGCGGCTGA
- a CDS encoding polysaccharide deacetylase family protein — MRSRLLVVGVVVALAAVTGVLIYQGNSEVATASSATATSTSVDVFAEDTDAPTVPVVSVPSERPPTNVPMTKLEPGDTPPQFIIFSFDGAGSHQRWNEFMAVADQTNSRFTGFLSGIYLLGDAGKNAGAYTGPGHATGKAAIGYGGPESEIVTEVNDLNTAYAKGHEIGTHYNGHFCDDAPPGGNQWTTADWNDELDQFFGFVKNWKEINGYTDAPDLTVPPESIKGGRTPCLTGSLKTLIPAWKAHGMTYDSSMPAPRNGIYWPQKVDGIWEFYMPQVYSPGFDGMTTAMDYNFWAKFNGAKDEPDTAPELRSIVKGTYEYMFDQAYNGNRAPILIANHFNKWNGDSFNPPAMDFMKEKCGQPDVYCATYQDVIAWMEMQDPAVLQELLNRDPVAAKAP; from the coding sequence ATGCGTTCGCGTTTGCTGGTCGTCGGGGTCGTGGTGGCCCTGGCCGCGGTGACCGGGGTCCTGATCTACCAGGGCAACAGTGAGGTGGCGACGGCATCGTCGGCCACGGCGACCAGCACGTCGGTCGACGTGTTCGCCGAGGACACCGACGCACCCACCGTTCCGGTGGTGTCGGTCCCGTCCGAACGGCCGCCGACGAACGTGCCGATGACCAAACTGGAGCCGGGCGACACTCCGCCGCAGTTCATCATCTTCTCGTTCGACGGCGCCGGCTCGCACCAGCGGTGGAACGAGTTCATGGCGGTGGCCGACCAGACCAACTCCCGCTTCACCGGCTTCCTGTCCGGGATCTACCTGCTCGGCGACGCCGGCAAGAACGCCGGCGCCTACACCGGCCCGGGTCACGCCACCGGCAAGGCGGCCATCGGCTACGGCGGCCCTGAGTCCGAGATCGTCACCGAGGTCAACGACCTGAACACGGCCTACGCCAAGGGCCATGAGATCGGCACCCACTACAACGGGCACTTCTGCGATGACGCCCCGCCGGGCGGCAACCAGTGGACGACGGCCGACTGGAACGACGAGCTGGACCAGTTCTTCGGCTTCGTGAAGAACTGGAAAGAGATCAACGGTTACACCGACGCGCCCGACCTGACGGTGCCGCCGGAGTCGATCAAGGGTGGCCGCACCCCCTGCCTGACCGGCTCGCTCAAGACCCTGATCCCGGCCTGGAAGGCGCACGGGATGACCTACGACTCGTCGATGCCGGCGCCGCGCAACGGCATCTACTGGCCGCAGAAGGTCGACGGCATCTGGGAGTTCTACATGCCCCAGGTCTATTCGCCCGGCTTCGACGGCATGACGACGGCGATGGACTACAACTTCTGGGCCAAGTTCAACGGCGCCAAGGACGAGCCCGACACCGCGCCCGAGCTGCGCTCGATCGTCAAGGGCACCTACGAGTACATGTTCGACCAGGCGTACAACGGCAACCGGGCGCCGATCCTGATCGCCAACCACTTCAACAAGTGGAACGGCGACTCCTTCAACCCGCCGGCCATGGACTTCATGAAGGAAAAGTGCGGCCAGCCCGACGTCTACTGCGCCACCTACCAGGACGTCATCGCCTGGATGGAGATGCAGGACCCGGCGGTGCTGCAGGAGCTGCTCAACCGCGATCCGGTGGCGGCCAAGGCCCCGTAG
- a CDS encoding glycosyltransferase family 39 protein produces MSTLTDGPATAAPPPLPPTPADGPRPGHPRSWAGRLFLGPADDPRWARPALWGLLAVTAALYLWNLSASGYANDFYAAAVKAGTQDLKAWLFASLDSSNAITVDKPPASIWLMALSGRIFGFSSWSMLIPQALLGVGTVALVWAAVRRWSGDAAGLVAGALVTVTPVAALMFRFNNPDALLVFLMTLAGYFVVRAVETERGRSALRWLLLAGVALGFAFLTKMLQGLLVLPAFALAYLVAGQSRLWTRIWHLLAAGGALIVSAGWYVLLVSLWPADSRPYIGGSTDNSLWQLAIGYNGLSRIFGRSASTATGGGAPAGGGGGFGGNAGFGGSTGLGRMFGTSFGTEISWMLPAALIGLLAGLWFTRRFARTDRIRAALILWGGSLVVSALVFSYMEGTVHPYYSVALAPFIAATIAVSGRELWRGRDNHVVRAVLALMIAATGIWSFLLLSRDSSWLPWLRWVVLTGALAGAALLVVSAGAWRRFAIIGLLVGSLTALSGAAAWTVATAATAHSGSIPTSGPSGSGAGGFGGGRAGSGGLPAGIADLPAGDLPTGALPDDLAAGDLPTDGSFTPPTGGLSAPPGGGFGGESTTVNSDLIDLLNATTTRWSAAVSGAQSAAPYILNTDTAVMAIGGFSGDPYPTLAQFQQYVTDGDISYYIAGGGMGGGRGGNSEIAQWVEANFTASTVGGVTVYDLRPVAS; encoded by the coding sequence ATGTCCACCCTGACCGACGGCCCGGCCACCGCGGCCCCACCCCCGCTCCCCCCGACCCCGGCCGACGGGCCGCGTCCGGGGCATCCACGCAGTTGGGCGGGTCGCCTGTTCCTCGGCCCGGCCGACGACCCCCGGTGGGCCCGCCCCGCGCTGTGGGGCCTGCTCGCCGTCACCGCGGCGCTCTACCTGTGGAACCTGTCCGCATCCGGCTACGCCAACGACTTCTACGCGGCGGCGGTGAAGGCCGGAACGCAGGACCTCAAGGCCTGGCTGTTCGCCTCGCTGGACTCGTCCAACGCGATCACGGTCGACAAACCGCCGGCCTCGATCTGGCTGATGGCCCTGTCCGGCCGGATCTTCGGGTTCAGCTCGTGGTCGATGCTGATCCCGCAGGCGCTGCTCGGGGTGGGCACCGTCGCCCTGGTCTGGGCGGCGGTGCGCCGCTGGTCCGGGGACGCCGCCGGCCTGGTCGCCGGCGCGCTGGTCACGGTGACCCCGGTCGCCGCGCTGATGTTCCGGTTCAACAACCCGGACGCGCTGCTGGTCTTCCTGATGACGCTGGCCGGCTACTTCGTCGTCCGCGCCGTGGAGACCGAGCGTGGCCGCAGCGCCCTCCGCTGGCTGCTGCTGGCCGGCGTCGCCCTCGGGTTCGCCTTCCTGACCAAGATGCTGCAGGGCCTGCTGGTGCTGCCGGCGTTCGCGCTGGCCTACCTGGTTGCCGGGCAGTCCCGGTTGTGGACGCGGATCTGGCACCTGCTGGCCGCCGGTGGCGCGCTGATCGTGTCGGCCGGCTGGTACGTGCTGCTGGTCTCGCTGTGGCCGGCCGATTCCCGGCCGTACATCGGCGGCAGCACCGACAACTCGTTGTGGCAGCTGGCGATCGGCTACAACGGCCTGTCCCGGATCTTCGGCCGGTCCGCCTCGACCGCGACCGGCGGCGGCGCACCCGCCGGCGGTGGCGGCGGGTTCGGCGGCAACGCCGGGTTCGGCGGCTCGACCGGCCTGGGCCGGATGTTCGGCACCTCGTTCGGTACCGAGATCTCCTGGATGCTGCCGGCGGCCCTGATCGGCCTGCTCGCCGGTCTCTGGTTCACCCGGCGCTTCGCCCGTACCGACCGGATCCGGGCGGCGCTGATCCTGTGGGGCGGCTCGCTCGTGGTGTCCGCGCTCGTCTTCTCGTACATGGAAGGCACCGTCCACCCGTACTACTCGGTGGCGCTGGCGCCGTTCATCGCCGCCACCATCGCGGTGTCCGGTCGCGAACTGTGGCGGGGGCGGGACAACCACGTCGTCCGCGCCGTGCTGGCGTTGATGATCGCGGCCACCGGCATCTGGTCGTTCCTCCTGCTGTCCCGGGATTCGAGCTGGCTGCCCTGGCTGCGCTGGGTGGTCCTGACCGGGGCGCTGGCCGGCGCGGCCCTGCTGGTGGTCTCCGCCGGCGCCTGGCGTCGCTTCGCGATCATCGGCCTGCTCGTCGGCTCGTTGACCGCGCTGTCCGGCGCGGCTGCCTGGACCGTGGCCACCGCCGCCACCGCGCACAGCGGCTCCATCCCGACCTCGGGACCGTCCGGGTCCGGCGCCGGCGGCTTCGGTGGCGGGCGCGCCGGTTCGGGTGGTCTGCCCGCCGGAATCGCCGACCTTCCGGCCGGCGACCTCCCGACCGGCGCGCTCCCGGACGATCTTGCTGCCGGCGACCTGCCGACGGACGGGTCCTTCACTCCGCCCACCGGCGGCCTCAGCGCCCCACCGGGCGGCGGCTTCGGCGGCGAGTCCACGACCGTGAACTCCGACCTGATCGACCTGCTCAACGCCACCACCACCCGCTGGTCGGCGGCGGTGTCCGGGGCGCAGTCCGCGGCCCCGTACATCCTGAACACCGACACCGCGGTGATGGCCATCGGCGGCTTCTCCGGCGACCCGTACCCGACCCTGGCCCAGTTCCAGCAGTACGTGACCGACGGCGACATCAGCTACTACATCGCCGGCGGCGGAATGGGCGGCGGCCGGGGCGGGAACTCGGAGATCGCGCAGTGGGTGGAGGCGAACTTCACGGCCTCCACCGTGGGCGGCGTGACCGTCTACGACCTGCGGCCGGTCGCGAGCTGA
- a CDS encoding type IV toxin-antitoxin system AbiEi family antitoxin domain-containing protein, with product MRRPTDLPPDVRHLLAVGDDLVRRRDLLALGVPRSKLTRLVRQESLASLANGVYADPATVAALGPWPLLRLRTRALLMVSPPNTYAADWSAVVVHDLPTAGEPPAVPSVLRPRSCRSGSNRTINGRTRFAAVPDTWLGDHHGVASVQPAFAAVDIGRRAGRLASLIVADAVAARDHGRDSLIAALQDIDGWSGAGRASWAVRHCDPDVESPLESAGRLAFIRGGLPPARTNEWVGEHLPVFRLDHYWPEQRVGAEADGLRKYLSDPAATIRQEKEREWRLQRMGIRVIRYGWAVAVGSPDLLAHRVRELLAAPPLPPGQLLTWSNRDGRALRGLGRPA from the coding sequence ATGCGCCGGCCCACCGACCTTCCTCCTGACGTTCGGCACCTGTTGGCCGTCGGCGACGACCTGGTCCGGCGCCGCGACCTGCTCGCACTGGGGGTCCCGCGGAGCAAGCTGACCCGGCTGGTGCGGCAGGAGTCGTTGGCGTCACTGGCCAACGGTGTCTACGCCGACCCGGCCACCGTCGCCGCGCTCGGCCCCTGGCCCTTGCTGCGGCTGCGCACCCGGGCGCTGTTGATGGTCAGCCCACCGAACACCTACGCCGCCGACTGGTCGGCGGTCGTCGTGCACGACCTGCCCACCGCCGGCGAGCCGCCGGCCGTGCCCAGCGTGCTCCGCCCGCGATCGTGTCGCAGCGGGTCGAACCGAACCATCAACGGCCGCACCCGGTTCGCCGCGGTTCCCGACACCTGGCTCGGCGACCACCACGGGGTCGCCTCGGTTCAACCGGCCTTCGCCGCCGTCGACATCGGCCGCCGGGCCGGTCGGCTGGCTTCCCTGATCGTGGCCGACGCGGTCGCCGCTCGGGACCACGGCCGGGACTCTTTGATCGCCGCCCTGCAGGACATCGACGGCTGGTCGGGGGCCGGGCGGGCGTCGTGGGCGGTGCGGCACTGCGATCCCGACGTGGAGTCCCCGTTGGAATCGGCCGGCCGGCTGGCCTTCATCCGGGGAGGGCTGCCACCGGCGCGGACCAACGAGTGGGTGGGCGAGCATCTCCCGGTCTTCCGACTGGACCACTACTGGCCGGAGCAACGGGTCGGCGCCGAGGCCGACGGTCTGCGGAAGTACCTGAGCGACCCGGCCGCGACGATCCGTCAGGAGAAGGAACGCGAATGGCGGCTGCAGCGGATGGGTATCCGGGTGATCCGGTACGGCTGGGCCGTGGCGGTGGGCTCGCCGGACCTGCTGGCCCATCGGGTGCGGGAGCTGCTGGCGGCCCCGCCGCTACCCCCCGGTCAGCTGCTGACCTGGTCCAACCGCGACGGGCGAGCCCTTCGCGGCCTGGGTCGTCCGGCCTGA
- a CDS encoding citrate synthase, which yields MPPTEATLEAPATGSLEYGGQKLDLKVIPATEGASGMEISKLLTTLGVITLDPGFTNTGSTTSKITYIDGDVGILRYRGYPIEQLAEHSTFLETSYLLIHGELPTTAELDSFTKRISRHTMLHEDLKRFFDGFPRDAHPMPVLSSAVSALSTFYQDSLDPFNPEQVELSTVRLLAKLPTIAAYAYRKSVGHPFLYPDNSLSLVENFLRMSFGFPAEPYEVDPKLTKALDQLLILHADHEQNCSTSTVRLVGSSNANLFASVSAGINALFGPLHGGANQAVLEMLEGIKKDGGDVGHFVKRVKDREPGVKLMGFGHRVYKNYDPRAALVKATADEVLASLGAQDQLLDLAKQLEEVALSDDYFISRKLYPNVDFYTGLIYKAMGFPTRMFTVLFALGRLPGWIAQWREMINDPATKIGRPRQVYTGYTERDYIPTEQR from the coding sequence ATGCCGCCGACCGAGGCCACGCTCGAGGCGCCGGCCACCGGCTCCCTGGAGTACGGCGGGCAGAAGCTGGACCTGAAGGTGATCCCGGCCACCGAGGGCGCCTCCGGCATGGAGATCTCCAAGCTGCTGACCACCCTGGGTGTCATCACCCTGGATCCGGGGTTCACCAACACCGGATCGACCACGTCCAAGATCACCTACATCGACGGTGACGTCGGCATCCTGCGCTACCGCGGGTACCCGATCGAGCAGCTGGCCGAGCACTCCACGTTCCTGGAGACCAGCTACCTGCTCATCCACGGTGAGCTGCCCACGACCGCGGAGCTGGACTCGTTCACCAAGCGGATCAGCCGGCACACCATGCTGCACGAGGATCTCAAGCGGTTCTTCGACGGCTTCCCCCGGGACGCGCACCCGATGCCGGTGCTTTCCAGCGCGGTCAGCGCGCTGTCGACGTTCTACCAGGACTCGCTGGACCCGTTCAATCCCGAGCAGGTCGAGCTGTCCACCGTGCGGCTGCTGGCCAAGCTGCCCACCATCGCCGCGTACGCCTACCGCAAGTCGGTCGGCCACCCGTTCCTGTACCCGGACAACTCGTTGAGCCTGGTCGAGAACTTCCTGCGGATGTCGTTCGGCTTCCCGGCCGAGCCGTACGAGGTCGATCCCAAGCTGACCAAGGCGCTCGACCAGCTGCTGATCCTGCACGCAGACCACGAGCAGAACTGCTCCACCTCGACCGTGCGGCTGGTCGGCTCGTCCAACGCCAACCTGTTCGCCTCCGTCTCGGCCGGCATCAACGCCCTGTTCGGCCCGCTGCACGGCGGCGCCAACCAGGCCGTGCTGGAGATGCTGGAGGGCATCAAGAAGGACGGCGGTGACGTCGGCCACTTCGTCAAGCGGGTCAAGGATCGCGAGCCCGGCGTCAAGCTGATGGGCTTCGGGCACCGGGTCTACAAGAACTACGACCCGCGTGCGGCCCTGGTCAAGGCCACCGCCGACGAGGTGCTGGCCTCCCTGGGCGCCCAGGACCAGCTGCTCGACCTGGCCAAGCAGCTGGAAGAGGTGGCGTTGTCCGACGACTACTTCATCTCCCGCAAGCTGTACCCGAACGTGGACTTCTACACCGGCCTGATCTACAAGGCGATGGGCTTCCCGACCCGGATGTTCACCGTGCTGTTCGCGCTGGGCCGGCTGCCCGGCTGGATCGCCCAGTGGCGCGAGATGATCAACGACCCGGCCACCAAGATCGGCCGCCCGCGGCAGGTCTACACCGGGTACACCGAGCGGGACTACATCCCCACCGAGCAGCGCTGA
- a CDS encoding MerR family transcriptional regulator — MSYSVGQVAELAGVTVRTLHHYGQIGLLEPQDRTGAGYRRYSTDDLDRLHTILFYRELGFSLDDIATILADPAAGPGAHLRRQRELLTERINRLTAMVAAVDKELEAYTMGISLTPEEKLEIFGPNYSEDYETEAHQRWGDTDAWKQSQQRTSTFTKQQWIEIKAAGDELNRRLAEAMTSGAAPDSPAAMDLAEEHRRSIETFYDCGYQMHRGIGDMYAADERFTRTYEDVAPGLAQWLRDAIHANADRAEAR, encoded by the coding sequence ATGAGTTACTCGGTCGGCCAGGTGGCCGAACTGGCGGGTGTGACGGTCCGGACGTTGCACCACTACGGCCAGATCGGCCTGCTGGAACCGCAGGACCGCACCGGCGCCGGGTACCGCCGTTATTCCACGGACGACCTGGACCGGCTGCACACCATCCTGTTCTACCGGGAGCTCGGCTTCTCCCTCGATGACATCGCGACCATCCTGGCCGATCCGGCCGCCGGTCCGGGCGCCCATCTGCGACGGCAGCGGGAGCTCCTGACCGAGCGGATCAACCGGCTCACCGCGATGGTCGCCGCCGTGGACAAGGAATTGGAGGCCTACACCATGGGTATTTCCCTGACGCCCGAGGAGAAGTTAGAGATCTTCGGGCCGAACTACAGCGAGGACTACGAGACCGAGGCACACCAACGCTGGGGCGACACCGACGCCTGGAAGCAGTCCCAGCAGCGGACGTCGACGTTCACCAAGCAGCAGTGGATCGAGATCAAGGCGGCCGGTGACGAGCTCAACCGTCGTCTGGCCGAGGCGATGACCAGCGGCGCCGCCCCGGACAGCCCCGCGGCCATGGACCTGGCCGAGGAGCACCGGCGCTCGATCGAAACGTTCTACGACTGCGGGTACCAGATGCACCGCGGGATCGGCGACATGTACGCCGCCGACGAGCGGTTCACCCGCACCTACGAGGACGTCGCCCCCGGGCTGGCCCAGTGGCTCCGGGACGCGATCCACGCCAACGCCGACCGGGCCGAGGCCCGCTGA
- a CDS encoding long-chain-fatty-acid--CoA ligase: protein MSLSLAAILSESASRYPDRDAVVMGPQRIGYATLWQESRRYAAVLRERGVGPGDRVALLLPNVPDFPRVYYAVLSLGAVVVPVHALLVAREIGFVLTDSQASLLVAAGPLLAQGLPGAEQAGVPVLAVLGGPEGVDRLDLLAADVEPIRTYVQREPSDEAVILYTSGTTGSPKGAVLTQLNMAMNAMISATTVLDLTPEDVILGCLPLFHSFGQTCSMNAGFYAGSTLVLLPRFDGAAALELIVGESVNVFMGVPTMYIGLLAAAREDERRPVLRRAVSGGASLPVAVIDAFKRVFEADIYEGYGLSETSPVATFNQAVFGRKPGTVGRAIWGTEAEIADPAIEDRIALLPQGEVGEVVLRGHNIFAGYLNNPQATAAAVVDGWFRSGDLGVKDADGFLSIVDRKKDLIIRGGFNVYPREVEEVLASHPGIAQVAVVGVPDATHGEEICAVVVRSPEGQDLDADTLMTWSREKLGRHKVPRRVEFVETLPLGPSGKILKRELIKQL, encoded by the coding sequence ATGAGCCTGAGCTTGGCGGCCATCCTGTCCGAATCCGCGTCGCGCTACCCCGATCGGGACGCGGTGGTGATGGGGCCGCAACGGATCGGGTACGCCACCCTGTGGCAGGAGTCTCGCCGGTACGCCGCGGTGCTGCGCGAGCGCGGCGTCGGCCCGGGCGACCGGGTGGCCCTCCTGTTGCCGAACGTGCCCGACTTTCCCCGGGTCTACTACGCCGTGCTGTCCCTGGGCGCCGTCGTCGTGCCGGTGCACGCGCTGCTGGTCGCCCGGGAGATCGGTTTCGTGCTGACCGACTCCCAGGCCTCGCTGCTGGTCGCCGCCGGGCCGCTGCTGGCGCAGGGGCTGCCCGGGGCGGAGCAGGCCGGGGTGCCGGTGCTGGCGGTGCTCGGCGGGCCCGAGGGCGTCGACCGGCTGGACCTGCTGGCCGCCGACGTCGAGCCGATCCGCACCTACGTCCAGCGCGAACCGTCGGACGAAGCGGTGATCCTGTACACCTCGGGCACCACCGGCTCGCCCAAGGGTGCGGTGCTCACCCAGCTGAACATGGCGATGAACGCCATGATCAGCGCGACGACCGTGCTGGATCTGACGCCCGAGGACGTGATCCTGGGCTGCCTACCCCTTTTCCACTCGTTCGGCCAGACCTGCTCGATGAACGCCGGCTTCTACGCGGGCAGCACGTTGGTGCTGCTGCCGCGCTTCGACGGGGCGGCCGCACTCGAGCTGATCGTGGGCGAGAGCGTGAACGTGTTCATGGGCGTGCCCACCATGTACATCGGCCTGCTGGCCGCCGCCCGGGAGGACGAGCGTCGGCCGGTGCTGCGGCGGGCGGTCTCCGGCGGGGCGAGCCTGCCGGTGGCCGTCATCGACGCGTTCAAGCGGGTGTTCGAGGCCGACATCTACGAGGGGTACGGGCTGTCCGAGACCTCGCCGGTGGCCACCTTCAACCAGGCCGTGTTCGGCCGCAAGCCGGGCACGGTCGGCCGCGCGATCTGGGGCACCGAAGCGGAGATCGCCGACCCGGCGATCGAGGACCGGATCGCGCTGCTGCCGCAGGGCGAGGTCGGCGAGGTGGTGCTGCGCGGCCACAACATCTTCGCCGGCTATCTGAACAACCCGCAGGCCACCGCGGCCGCCGTGGTCGACGGCTGGTTCCGCAGCGGCGATCTGGGGGTCAAGGACGCCGACGGGTTCCTCTCGATCGTCGACCGGAAGAAGGACCTGATCATCCGCGGCGGGTTCAACGTCTACCCGCGCGAGGTGGAGGAGGTGCTGGCCAGCCACCCCGGGATCGCCCAGGTCGCCGTCGTCGGGGTGCCCGACGCCACCCACGGTGAGGAGATCTGCGCCGTCGTCGTGCGCTCGCCGGAGGGACAGGACCTGGACGCCGACACCCTGATGACCTGGTCCCGGGAGAAGTTGGGCCGGCACAAGGTGCCCCGGCGGGTCGAGTTCGTCGAGACGTTGCCGCTGGGCCCCAGCGGCAAGATCCTCAAGCGGGAACTGATCAAGCAGCTGTAG
- a CDS encoding neutral zinc metallopeptidase, translating to MRISVRTAVTAAAASGLVFVLAACGGVTGTAAVGQGAAGPTTSTATTTTKSSSSSPRTTPTTSRSTATATDLTLDSGVTIEELKGDIDGAQTVVDGYWTAHWSDFYTGTYTPPTVVGLYDGTDPDTAPQCGGEPLEAYNAFYCPDNDSVAWDASLLVNGADQIGDSWVYLVIAHEWGHAIQARLDSSLVAQAQELQADCLGAAALYGAVADGTLEFDAGDEQELVTSLSALSDQMPWTMTADHGDAFQRVQWFTLGRNGGVNACHDVLVDPSASTAPSTIDVDPSTVPTSAIVPPPTGGPGPTG from the coding sequence ATGCGTATATCGGTCAGGACGGCCGTCACGGCCGCCGCCGCGTCCGGTCTGGTGTTCGTGCTGGCCGCCTGTGGCGGGGTCACCGGCACGGCGGCGGTGGGCCAGGGCGCCGCCGGCCCCACGACCAGCACCGCCACCACCACGACCAAGTCGTCCAGCTCGAGTCCGCGGACGACCCCGACGACGAGCCGGTCCACCGCGACGGCCACCGACCTGACGCTGGACAGCGGGGTCACCATCGAGGAGCTCAAGGGCGACATCGACGGCGCGCAGACCGTCGTCGACGGCTACTGGACCGCCCACTGGTCGGACTTCTACACCGGCACCTACACCCCGCCCACGGTCGTCGGCCTGTACGACGGCACCGACCCGGACACCGCACCGCAGTGCGGCGGGGAACCGCTGGAGGCCTACAACGCCTTCTACTGCCCGGACAACGACTCGGTCGCCTGGGACGCCAGCCTGCTGGTCAACGGGGCCGATCAGATCGGCGACTCGTGGGTCTACCTGGTGATCGCCCACGAGTGGGGTCATGCCATCCAGGCCCGGCTGGACAGCAGCCTGGTGGCCCAGGCCCAGGAACTGCAGGCCGACTGCCTGGGCGCCGCGGCGCTGTACGGGGCGGTCGCCGACGGCACGTTGGAGTTCGACGCGGGTGACGAGCAGGAGCTGGTGACCTCGCTCAGCGCGCTGTCCGACCAGATGCCGTGGACGATGACCGCCGACCACGGGGACGCCTTCCAGCGGGTGCAGTGGTTCACCCTGGGCCGCAACGGCGGCGTCAACGCCTGCCACGACGTGCTGGTCGACCCGTCGGCCTCGACGGCGCCGTCCACCATCGACGTCGATCCCTCGACGGTCCCGACCTCGGCCATCGTCCCGCCGCCCACCGGCGGTCCCGGCCCCACCGGCTGA